One Desertibacillus haloalkaliphilus DNA window includes the following coding sequences:
- the panD gene encoding aspartate 1-decarboxylase, with protein sequence MFRTMMKAKIHRARVTEADLNYVGSITIDEDILDAVDITANEKVQVVNNNNGARLETYVIPGPRGSGVFCLNGAAARLVQKDDVIIVISYALVSEEKLSEFHPKVAIMDENNNVVQMLDSEPASTVL encoded by the coding sequence ATGTTTCGAACGATGATGAAAGCTAAAATTCACCGTGCACGTGTAACAGAAGCTGATTTGAATTATGTAGGAAGTATAACTATTGATGAGGATATTTTGGATGCTGTTGACATTACGGCCAATGAAAAAGTTCAAGTCGTTAATAATAACAATGGTGCAAGGCTAGAAACATATGTGATTCCTGGACCTCGAGGTAGTGGTGTGTTCTGCCTGAACGGGGCAGCAGCCCGATTAGTGCAAAAAGATGACGTGATTATTGTCATCTCATATGCTCTTGTTTCAGAGGAAAAGCTATCCGAATTTCATCCGAAAGTTGCCATTATGGATGAGAACAATAATGTCGTTCAAATGTTAGATTCAGAACCAGCTTCTACCGTGCTATAG
- a CDS encoding tetratricopeptide repeat protein: MENWWQEWEEQYQKVKQQWLFQPEDETTKQLHQLEEIKELTLQAWMTMEDQYTDLQEELEDQSRSGYTYESKGTSYFKLDMFDKAIKEFEQEKQQQGHSQAIVLLYLGFAYLYEQNHKRATELFLYLTHEKRTKLETHFAYVGLGCVYGQQQELDKATHFFEKALSLTSNPDVVYNLGMCHLMLNQPKLALPYFQQVVELLVDDPESYYFLGRCYLLIGQDEMAFQSWITALQLVESRSLLQSLAQDFEWHGFYEAAVHCYRRLLSLGHSDIMVWHGLAWNYGLLDYRQESNQLFYQLLSNDPNNENVWISYLWLLKSWGHDQQFQFIRKQSERYEVSHPLITHL, from the coding sequence ATGGAGAATTGGTGGCAGGAGTGGGAGGAACAATATCAAAAAGTCAAACAACAGTGGCTGTTTCAGCCGGAAGATGAAACGACTAAACAGTTACATCAATTAGAGGAGATTAAGGAGCTAACATTACAAGCGTGGATGACCATGGAGGATCAATATACTGATTTACAAGAAGAGTTAGAGGACCAATCACGATCAGGTTACACTTACGAATCAAAAGGAACCTCATACTTTAAATTAGATATGTTTGATAAAGCGATTAAGGAATTTGAACAAGAAAAACAGCAACAAGGACATTCACAAGCGATTGTCTTATTATATCTCGGGTTCGCTTATTTATATGAACAAAATCATAAGCGTGCAACAGAACTTTTTTTGTATCTGACTCATGAAAAAAGAACGAAGCTAGAAACTCATTTTGCTTATGTTGGCTTAGGGTGTGTTTATGGCCAACAACAAGAGCTTGATAAAGCGACCCATTTCTTTGAAAAGGCATTATCTCTTACATCCAATCCTGATGTCGTGTATAATTTAGGAATGTGTCACCTGATGTTAAATCAACCGAAGCTTGCACTACCTTATTTTCAACAAGTAGTTGAGTTATTGGTTGATGACCCAGAATCATACTACTTTCTTGGTCGTTGTTATCTTCTTATTGGCCAAGATGAGATGGCTTTTCAATCGTGGATAACGGCGTTACAACTTGTAGAATCAAGAAGCTTGTTACAATCGCTAGCTCAGGACTTTGAATGGCATGGGTTTTATGAGGCAGCTGTGCATTGTTATCGACGGTTATTATCTCTCGGACATTCTGACATCATGGTATGGCATGGGTTAGCTTGGAATTATGGGTTACTTGATTACCGTCAAGAATCTAATCAGTTATTTTATCAATTACTCTCAAATGATCCAAATAATGAGAATGTATGGATTTCATATTTATGGTTATTAAAATCATGGGGACATGATCAGCAATTTCAGTTTATACGTAAACAAAGTGAACGGTACGAAGTATCACACCCGCTGATCACTCATTTGTAA
- the dinG gene encoding ATP-dependent DNA helicase DinG, producing MSQRFVVVDIETTGNSVKQGDRIIQIGAVAIEGGKIVERFSQFVDPEISIPVFIQQLTGIDNDMVTGAPTFVEVAPQMLELLNDAYFVAHNVQFDLSFLQNQLDLCGYSHFQGPTIDTVELSRLLMPTEDGYKLNQLASSLGLEHERPHQADSDAEVTGELLLYLLTKLERLPLITLQHLKTLAAKLTSDLEEILSQMISRKLTSVTGEDEHIDIYRQLALKHRALIERSEEPMETNFNDLHESMTNPEGPFAQSMEGYEIRDGQLEMMSQVDQAFHDHQHLLVEAGTGTGKSLGYLVPAVFYAKQQQKAVVISTHTIPLQEQLIQRDIPLLKKVIPFEFEASVLKGRSHYICLRKFEQKLAESYDDNYDTVLSKGQILVWLTETEHGDVEELNLPSGGRAFWHEIKSDGSSCTGKNCPWFSRCYYQRARRNAYQSDVIVTNHALLFSDLVSDTPLLPSYRQVIIDEAHHLEDVASDHFGVHSDYLTFNHYWNRLGTLQEGDLLYKLYTTATNINGSLESKFEQIESSINELKFEVDELFRMIHTFVVERRKASTTEIGRISYRYQAHREEGSIWRAILESTLRISAKLKELGRAMRKIVVVLEENEEQLSYAENSLVAEFNGLTKSFEQTRVDIEELLLEYDPNSVYWIEVEAKGAKNATYLYSKPIDVADRLADDFFAKKQTVVMTSATLTVNQSFDYMIDRLGLEDFGPNQSVIESPFHYETQAKLMIPTDIPSIKDVTEEEYISTVVEHIAAIAEITSGRMLLLFTSYDMLRKAHQQLKEKIGSDDYAIIGQGIHSGSRAKLMKTFKQFDKAILLGTSSFWEGIDIPGEDLSCLVIVRLPFSPPDQPVLQAKSDRLKEEGKNPFMDLALPQAIIRFKQGFGRLIRTETDRGVVIVFDKRITSTRYGKSFIRSLPPVPVSKQPIQELLTELNSWL from the coding sequence ATGTCGCAACGTTTTGTTGTCGTTGATATCGAAACGACGGGGAATTCCGTAAAACAAGGAGATCGGATTATTCAAATAGGGGCTGTCGCTATTGAAGGAGGCAAAATTGTAGAGCGGTTCTCTCAATTTGTTGATCCAGAAATATCGATCCCAGTTTTTATTCAGCAATTAACAGGAATTGACAATGACATGGTAACAGGTGCTCCAACGTTTGTGGAAGTTGCGCCACAGATGTTGGAGCTTTTAAATGACGCTTATTTTGTTGCACATAATGTTCAATTTGATCTATCGTTTTTACAAAATCAATTGGATTTGTGTGGATATTCGCATTTTCAAGGCCCAACCATTGACACGGTAGAATTATCCAGGCTCTTAATGCCGACAGAGGATGGGTATAAATTAAATCAGCTGGCATCAAGTCTCGGTCTAGAACATGAACGTCCACACCAGGCCGATAGCGATGCAGAAGTTACAGGGGAGCTACTGCTTTATTTACTTACTAAGTTAGAACGTTTGCCCCTTATTACGCTCCAGCATTTAAAGACACTTGCGGCTAAACTAACGAGTGATTTAGAAGAGATCCTCTCACAAATGATTTCACGCAAGTTGACGTCTGTTACGGGTGAGGATGAACATATAGATATTTATCGTCAATTAGCATTAAAACATCGTGCTCTTATCGAACGTAGTGAAGAGCCAATGGAAACCAATTTTAATGACCTTCATGAAAGCATGACTAATCCAGAAGGACCTTTCGCTCAATCAATGGAAGGTTATGAAATTCGTGATGGTCAACTTGAAATGATGAGTCAAGTCGACCAGGCGTTTCATGACCACCAGCACCTTCTTGTTGAAGCTGGTACAGGAACGGGAAAATCACTTGGTTATTTAGTCCCTGCGGTTTTCTATGCTAAACAGCAACAGAAAGCGGTAGTGATTAGTACGCACACGATTCCATTACAGGAGCAACTAATTCAACGTGATATCCCATTGTTAAAAAAGGTGATTCCTTTTGAATTTGAAGCGAGTGTATTGAAGGGAAGAAGCCATTATATTTGTTTGCGCAAGTTTGAACAAAAATTAGCCGAAAGCTATGATGATAATTATGATACAGTTTTATCAAAAGGCCAAATTTTAGTTTGGTTGACTGAAACCGAACATGGTGATGTCGAGGAATTAAATTTACCGTCGGGAGGGCGTGCCTTTTGGCATGAAATAAAAAGTGATGGAAGCTCATGTACAGGAAAGAACTGCCCGTGGTTTTCCCGTTGCTATTATCAGCGAGCTCGAAGAAATGCTTATCAATCCGATGTCATCGTTACAAACCATGCACTTCTATTTTCAGATTTAGTAAGCGATACACCGCTGTTGCCTAGTTATCGACAAGTGATTATTGATGAAGCTCATCACCTTGAAGATGTGGCAAGTGATCATTTTGGTGTACACAGTGATTACTTGACCTTTAATCATTATTGGAACCGTTTAGGAACCTTGCAGGAAGGGGACTTATTATATAAGTTATACACAACTGCAACAAATATAAATGGTTCACTTGAAAGCAAATTTGAACAAATTGAAAGCTCCATCAATGAACTGAAATTTGAAGTGGACGAGTTATTCCGAATGATTCATACGTTTGTTGTCGAAAGAAGGAAAGCGTCGACGACTGAAATTGGACGAATCAGTTATCGGTACCAAGCTCATCGTGAGGAAGGCTCGATTTGGCGAGCGATACTAGAGAGTACGTTGAGAATATCGGCGAAATTAAAAGAGCTAGGAAGAGCAATGAGAAAGATTGTGGTTGTCTTGGAAGAGAATGAGGAGCAATTAAGTTATGCTGAAAATAGTCTAGTGGCTGAATTTAATGGTCTGACGAAATCATTTGAACAAACAAGGGTTGATATTGAGGAGCTTCTCTTGGAGTACGATCCAAATTCCGTGTATTGGATTGAGGTTGAAGCAAAGGGAGCAAAGAATGCAACGTATCTTTATAGTAAACCAATTGATGTCGCTGACCGCTTAGCAGATGATTTTTTTGCGAAGAAACAAACAGTCGTCATGACCTCTGCAACATTGACTGTTAACCAATCGTTTGACTATATGATTGATCGGTTGGGGTTAGAAGATTTTGGACCAAACCAGTCCGTGATTGAATCACCTTTTCATTATGAAACCCAAGCAAAATTAATGATACCAACGGATATTCCGAGTATTAAGGATGTTACTGAAGAAGAATATATCTCAACGGTCGTTGAACATATTGCTGCGATCGCTGAAATAACATCAGGGCGGATGTTACTGTTATTTACGTCGTACGATATGTTACGTAAAGCGCACCAACAACTGAAAGAGAAAATCGGCAGTGATGATTATGCGATTATAGGTCAAGGGATTCATAGCGGTAGTCGGGCAAAGTTGATGAAAACCTTTAAACAGTTTGATAAAGCGATTTTATTAGGTACGAGCAGCTTTTGGGAAGGGATTGATATCCCAGGTGAAGATTTAAGTTGTTTGGTTATCGTTCGTTTACCTTTTTCGCCTCCAGATCAACCGGTATTGCAAGCCAAATCGGACAGGTTAAAAGAAGAAGGAAAAAATCCTTTTATGGATCTTGCTCTGCCACAAGCAATTATTCGTTTTAAACAAGGTTTTGGCCGCTTAATTCGTACTGAAACAGACCGTGGCGTGGTGATTGTTTTTGATAAACGGATCACATCGACAAGGTATGGGAAGTCTTTTATTCGATCACTACCTCCTGTTCCTGTCAGTAAACAGCCGATCCAGGAGCTATTAACTGAATTAAACAGTTGGCTTTAA
- a CDS encoding ComEC/Rec2 family competence protein — protein MGIRTYWGFVCFFCVLVALPIVIAADDDKVEVDLKLDADELAYTYFDLESGEATLIKAGTGETILVDTGDTNSEHELEKRLEMFNIDVIDVLLLTNGTNEYIGNTKWVLDHYNVKKVIVPELLEEVLIDRFSIDADKVEGWDVGTHEVLLPGLETDVYYLEKDRQEHMGAMVIGFTYGDLRTLYMGIADVKVEEQLANQFPLKSSILKVADFGSQEGTSQYFLDEVDPQVAILFKKRGESPSAFVLERLQETWIDIYQTYKIGTVLIKCTRNDYEILTVRTKKKELATL, from the coding sequence ATGGGTATCCGTACGTATTGGGGATTCGTTTGTTTTTTTTGTGTGCTTGTTGCATTACCAATCGTAATTGCTGCAGATGACGATAAGGTTGAAGTTGATTTAAAGTTAGATGCAGATGAGCTCGCTTATACATATTTTGATTTAGAAAGTGGGGAAGCAACCCTGATCAAGGCTGGAACAGGTGAAACAATCCTCGTTGATACCGGGGATACTAATTCAGAGCATGAATTAGAAAAACGTTTAGAGATGTTCAATATTGATGTGATCGATGTTCTTTTATTAACGAATGGTACGAATGAATATATTGGGAATACAAAATGGGTGTTAGACCACTACAATGTTAAAAAGGTGATTGTACCTGAATTACTTGAAGAGGTATTAATCGACCGCTTCTCGATCGACGCTGATAAGGTAGAGGGTTGGGATGTTGGTACCCATGAAGTGCTATTACCAGGTTTAGAAACGGATGTTTATTATCTAGAAAAGGACCGTCAAGAGCATATGGGTGCGATGGTGATCGGATTTACTTATGGTGATTTGCGCACGCTTTATATGGGAATTGCCGATGTAAAAGTAGAGGAGCAGTTAGCGAATCAATTTCCACTTAAATCATCGATTCTCAAGGTTGCTGACTTTGGTAGTCAGGAGGGGACCTCGCAATACTTTTTAGATGAAGTCGACCCTCAAGTTGCGATTTTGTTTAAGAAACGTGGTGAAAGTCCAAGTGCATTTGTGTTAGAGCGATTACAGGAGACGTGGATTGACATCTATCAAACGTATAAAATTGGCACAGTGTTAATTAAATGTACAAGAAATGATTATGAAATTTTAACAGTCCGAACCAAGAAGAAGGAGTTAGCTACTCTTTAA
- a CDS encoding amidohydrolase: MMETAYINATIVTVDEDDRVVDNGYLIITDGKIREVGEGALPSNVKADRVVDLHGKWVLPGLINTHGHTGMTLLRGFADDLPLQEWLRKKMWPMEAQLNKELIEIASSLAILEMVKTGTTTFLDMYHLHLDTTARIVEQSGVRAVLTRGMIGLCSAQEQQSKLNEAIALTKAWHSQADGRITTMLSPHAPYTCPPSFIEAVVSEAHALELPLHIHLSETSHEVNEHVSKYGKRPVEHLHELDFFNGKSLIAHAVHLNDREIEILAEKNVAVSHNPISNLKLGSGIARVPDLSRAGVTVSLGTDSAASNNTLDLFEEMRMAALLHKGASEDPTAISAHEALRMATIHGAKSLNLKAVGSLEVDKDADFITIDPRMKPHLQPQAHVHSHLIYAATGADVCDVVVKGKVIMEDRECVTIDEERVLFEANRGYHLLNK, from the coding sequence ATGATGGAAACAGCTTATATTAATGCTACGATAGTGACAGTTGATGAGGATGACCGTGTCGTTGACAACGGTTATCTGATTATTACTGATGGAAAGATACGTGAGGTCGGAGAAGGAGCGCTGCCTTCGAATGTGAAAGCTGACCGTGTTGTTGATCTTCACGGGAAGTGGGTCTTGCCGGGTCTTATTAATACGCACGGCCATACCGGAATGACCTTACTGCGTGGCTTTGCAGATGATCTTCCATTACAAGAGTGGCTTCGTAAAAAAATGTGGCCAATGGAAGCGCAACTAAATAAAGAGCTAATTGAAATCGCTAGTTCCTTAGCAATCTTAGAGATGGTGAAAACAGGGACAACGACTTTTTTAGATATGTATCATCTTCACCTCGATACAACTGCAAGAATTGTCGAGCAGTCAGGGGTTCGTGCGGTCCTCACCCGTGGTATGATCGGTTTATGTTCTGCTCAGGAACAGCAGTCTAAGCTAAATGAAGCGATTGCGTTGACGAAAGCATGGCATTCTCAGGCGGATGGGCGAATTACAACGATGCTCTCGCCACATGCACCTTATACATGTCCACCTTCGTTTATTGAGGCTGTAGTCAGTGAGGCTCATGCACTAGAACTACCATTACATATTCATTTATCTGAGACAAGTCATGAAGTGAATGAGCATGTCAGCAAATACGGAAAACGGCCTGTTGAGCATTTACATGAACTCGATTTCTTTAATGGTAAAAGCCTAATTGCACATGCGGTTCATCTTAATGATAGGGAGATAGAGATATTAGCTGAGAAGAATGTTGCTGTTTCCCATAATCCGATAAGCAACTTGAAGTTAGGATCAGGAATTGCAAGGGTGCCAGATTTGTCACGAGCTGGCGTTACCGTCTCACTTGGGACAGACAGTGCAGCCTCTAATAATACCCTTGATTTATTTGAAGAAATGCGTATGGCTGCGCTATTACATAAAGGTGCGTCAGAAGATCCAACGGCCATTTCTGCTCATGAAGCGTTGAGGATGGCTACCATACATGGAGCAAAGTCATTGAATCTTAAAGCAGTCGGAAGTCTTGAGGTTGATAAGGATGCAGACTTTATTACGATTGATCCGCGTATGAAGCCACATTTACAACCTCAGGCTCACGTACACTCACACTTAATCTATGCAGCAACAGGAGCTGATGTCTGTGACGTTGTTGTTAAAGGAAAGGTAATCATGGAAGATCGAGAATGTGTTACGATTGATGAGGAGCGAGTACTTTTTGAAGCGAATCGTGGCTATCATCTGTTAAATAAATAA
- a CDS encoding YpmA family protein, giving the protein MEQKIEKLSTVKIQKSPDVYKVVDALNRTLKEDDLMFGLALDEDKEKMVFTIYRT; this is encoded by the coding sequence ATGGAACAAAAAATTGAAAAGCTATCTACGGTGAAGATTCAAAAGTCACCAGATGTCTATAAAGTTGTTGATGCTCTAAATCGTACCTTGAAAGAGGATGACCTTATGTTTGGTCTAGCGCTTGATGAGGACAAAGAAAAAATGGTCTTTACGATTTATCGAACGTAA
- a CDS encoding cell wall elongation regulator TseB-like domain-containing protein, with the protein MKKWMLISSIVIIVVIVISSYFFYQSVREPLIVEQEKARHYLINEGVLETIETMDFYHGTHTYYVAKGYDSNQKEKIVWVDEGLEETFTRTGQDGLSEDDVRQLVSDELNVAKLISIRIGIEKRIPVYEVTYLDEDDRYSYYYMTFDDGTFMKRYSVKKTS; encoded by the coding sequence ATGAAAAAATGGATGTTAATTAGCAGTATAGTGATAATTGTTGTCATCGTTATATCGTCATACTTTTTTTACCAGTCAGTTAGAGAGCCGCTAATTGTCGAACAAGAAAAAGCTCGTCATTACCTCATTAATGAAGGTGTACTTGAAACAATCGAAACGATGGATTTTTACCATGGGACTCATACTTATTATGTGGCAAAAGGATACGATTCAAATCAAAAAGAGAAAATCGTTTGGGTTGATGAAGGGTTAGAGGAAACATTCACTCGTACCGGCCAGGATGGACTTTCAGAAGATGATGTTCGTCAGCTGGTAAGTGACGAGCTCAATGTGGCGAAACTGATCTCGATACGTATAGGCATAGAGAAAAGAATTCCTGTTTATGAGGTTACTTACTTAGATGAAGATGATCGCTACTCTTATTATTACATGACCTTTGATGACGGCACATTTATGAAAAGGTATAGTGTAAAGAAAACGTCATAA
- a CDS encoding pyridoxal phosphate-dependent aminotransferase, translating into MNLAKRVSTLTPSSTLAITAKAKALKEEGHDVIGLGAGEPDFNTPQYIIDAAIKSMEEGQTKYTPSGGLPKLKEAIITKFKQDQDITYNPSEVIVCSGAKHALYTLFQAILDEGEEVIIPTPYWVSYPEQVKLAGGNSVYIEGKETNDFKVTPEQVEQAITTKTKAFILNSPSNPTGSMYSKEELEALGQICLKHDILIVSDEIYEKLVYGGATHTSVAQLSPELKEQTIIINGVSKSHSMTGWRIGYAAGNETIIKAMTNLASHSTSNPTANAQFGSIAAYTEDDGSVENMRVAFEERLDKVYEQLIQIPGFSCVKPKGAFYLFPNVTEAVKMNGYDHVDDWVKDLLEEEKVALVPGSGFGAPENVRLSYATSLELIQEALTRIERFVKSKTK; encoded by the coding sequence ATGAACTTAGCAAAACGTGTATCAACATTAACACCCTCATCAACATTAGCAATCACTGCAAAAGCAAAAGCGCTAAAAGAGGAAGGCCATGATGTGATTGGTTTAGGTGCCGGAGAGCCTGACTTTAATACCCCGCAATATATTATTGATGCGGCCATTAAATCGATGGAAGAGGGACAAACAAAATATACGCCATCCGGTGGTTTACCAAAACTAAAAGAAGCAATTATTACGAAATTTAAGCAAGACCAAGACATTACATATAACCCTAGTGAAGTGATCGTTTGTAGTGGGGCAAAGCATGCCTTATATACATTATTCCAAGCCATCCTTGATGAAGGGGAAGAAGTGATTATCCCGACCCCTTATTGGGTTAGTTATCCAGAACAAGTAAAATTAGCGGGCGGAAATTCGGTTTATATTGAAGGAAAAGAAACGAACGATTTTAAGGTAACTCCTGAACAAGTTGAGCAGGCGATTACAACGAAAACGAAGGCGTTCATTCTAAATTCACCAAGTAACCCTACAGGTTCGATGTATAGTAAAGAAGAGTTAGAGGCTCTTGGTCAAATTTGTTTGAAGCACGATATTCTAATTGTATCAGATGAAATTTATGAGAAACTTGTTTATGGTGGAGCTACGCATACATCTGTTGCACAATTGTCGCCAGAGTTGAAAGAGCAGACAATCATTATTAACGGTGTCTCAAAATCACATTCGATGACAGGTTGGCGAATCGGCTATGCAGCTGGAAATGAAACGATTATTAAGGCGATGACAAATTTAGCTAGTCATAGTACATCGAACCCAACGGCAAATGCACAATTTGGCTCAATTGCTGCTTATACCGAAGACGATGGTTCGGTTGAGAACATGAGAGTGGCATTTGAAGAGAGACTAGACAAGGTGTATGAGCAGCTGATCCAAATTCCTGGTTTTTCTTGTGTAAAACCAAAAGGAGCTTTTTATTTGTTCCCGAATGTAACAGAAGCTGTAAAAATGAATGGTTATGACCATGTTGATGATTGGGTTAAGGACTTATTAGAAGAAGAAAAAGTGGCATTAGTGCCAGGGTCTGGTTTTGGCGCACCAGAAAATGTAAGGTTGTCATATGCAACATCGTTGGAGTTAATTCAAGAGGCCTTAACAAGAATTGAGCGCTTTGTGAAAAGTAAAACGAAATAA
- the asnS gene encoding asparagine--tRNA ligase, whose product MKTTISQVGKYVGQEVTIGAWLANKRSSGKIAFLQLRDGTGFIQGVVVKQEVDEEVFSSAKAITQESSLYVTGLIREDERSPSGYELTVTNIEVIHDALDYPITPKEHGTEFLMDHRHLWLRSKRQHAIMKVRNEIIRATYQFFNEQGFVKVDPPILTGSSAEGTTNLFHTKYFDEDAYLSQSGQLYMEAAAMALGKVFSFGPTFRAEKSKTRRHLIEFWMIEPEMAFMDHEESLEVQEQYVAFIVQSVLENCQLELKALDRDLSKLEKVQAPFPRISYDDAITFLQEKGHEIKWGEDFGAPDETAIAESFDKPVFITNYPAEIKAFYMKPQPGREEVVLCADLIAPEGYGEIIGGSQRIDDQALLEQRYQEHNLSEESYQWYMDLRKYGSVPHSGFGLGLERTVAWLCGVEHVRETIPFPRLLNRLYP is encoded by the coding sequence GTGAAAACGACTATTTCACAAGTAGGCAAGTATGTCGGACAAGAGGTAACAATAGGAGCATGGTTAGCAAATAAACGTTCTAGTGGTAAAATTGCATTTTTACAATTACGTGATGGAACAGGTTTTATTCAAGGTGTCGTTGTAAAACAAGAAGTTGATGAAGAGGTTTTTTCATCAGCTAAAGCGATCACGCAAGAAAGTTCTTTATACGTAACGGGATTAATTCGTGAAGATGAACGTTCTCCTTCGGGTTACGAGCTTACGGTAACAAATATTGAAGTCATTCATGACGCGCTAGACTATCCCATTACACCAAAAGAGCATGGAACAGAGTTTTTAATGGACCACCGCCATTTATGGCTTCGATCAAAACGTCAACACGCGATTATGAAGGTTCGTAATGAAATTATTCGAGCAACGTATCAGTTTTTTAATGAACAAGGGTTTGTGAAAGTTGACCCACCGATCCTAACAGGAAGTTCGGCTGAAGGAACAACGAACTTATTTCATACGAAATATTTTGATGAAGATGCATATCTGTCACAATCTGGCCAGTTATATATGGAAGCCGCTGCAATGGCTCTTGGAAAAGTTTTTTCATTTGGCCCAACATTCCGAGCTGAAAAATCAAAGACACGCCGTCATTTGATTGAATTTTGGATGATTGAGCCTGAGATGGCATTTATGGATCACGAAGAGAGTTTAGAAGTTCAAGAGCAATATGTTGCATTTATTGTGCAATCCGTCCTGGAAAATTGTCAACTAGAGCTGAAGGCACTTGATCGTGACCTTTCTAAATTAGAAAAGGTTCAAGCACCTTTCCCGCGCATATCATATGATGATGCGATTACATTCTTACAAGAAAAGGGTCATGAAATTAAATGGGGTGAAGACTTTGGCGCCCCGGATGAAACAGCGATTGCTGAAAGCTTTGATAAGCCGGTCTTTATCACCAACTATCCAGCAGAGATAAAGGCATTTTATATGAAGCCACAACCCGGACGTGAAGAAGTTGTTCTTTGTGCAGACTTAATCGCCCCAGAAGGATATGGAGAGATTATTGGTGGTAGCCAAAGAATTGATGACCAAGCATTATTAGAACAACGTTATCAAGAACACAACTTATCAGAAGAGTCCTATCAATGGTATATGGATTTACGTAAATATGGATCAGTTCCTCATTCAGGCTTTGGTCTTGGTCTTGAACGAACGGTGGCTTGGTTATGCGGGGTTGAGCATGTCCGTGAAACAATCCCATTTCCACGATTACTAAATAGACTTTATCCTTAA
- a CDS encoding DnaD domain-containing protein, with translation MSNKIMVQWMAAGHLSISKMLLQYYTKLGINEEELVLLLHVQAFIEDGHSFPTPHDISERMSLTEMECAEKLRLLVKKGYLDLLEQQDDHQLLSESYSLEPLWEKLISMLRSHEGEATDKKKQDEEINLFQLFEKEFSRPLSPIECETLSMWLDQDQHEAILIKAALKEAVVSGKLNFRYIDRILFEWKKNGIRTVEQAKAYGEKFRKNQGKRYQQPERVQPNTFPTYNWLEQ, from the coding sequence ATGAGTAATAAAATTATGGTGCAATGGATGGCTGCCGGCCATTTATCAATTTCAAAAATGTTATTACAGTATTACACAAAGCTTGGCATCAATGAAGAGGAACTTGTCTTATTGTTGCATGTTCAAGCATTTATTGAAGATGGGCACTCATTTCCGACTCCACACGACATCTCAGAACGTATGAGTTTAACAGAAATGGAATGTGCAGAAAAATTACGTCTGCTTGTGAAAAAAGGTTACCTTGATTTACTTGAACAACAAGATGATCACCAACTGCTTTCTGAGTCGTATTCACTAGAACCGTTATGGGAAAAGTTGATTTCAATGTTGCGTAGCCATGAAGGGGAAGCAACAGACAAGAAAAAGCAGGATGAGGAAATTAATTTATTTCAGTTATTTGAAAAAGAGTTTAGTCGACCACTATCACCGATTGAATGTGAAACGTTGTCGATGTGGCTCGACCAAGACCAACATGAGGCGATTCTAATAAAAGCAGCCTTAAAAGAAGCGGTTGTTTCTGGGAAATTAAATTTTCGCTACATTGATCGAATCTTATTTGAATGGAAAAAGAATGGTATTCGTACAGTTGAACAGGCCAAAGCATACGGTGAAAAGTTTAGAAAAAACCAAGGGAAAAGATATCAACAGCCCGAACGCGTACAGCCGAATACGTTTCCGACATATAATTGGTTAGAGCAATAG